A genomic region of Rhizomicrobium sp. contains the following coding sequences:
- a CDS encoding aminoacyl--tRNA ligase-related protein yields MAVVTHHRLKNIDGRLVPDPEAKLEEPYIVRPTSETIIGDAFSRWIKSHRDLPLLINQWANVVRWELRPRLFLRTTEFLWQEGHTAHASEAEAVEETMKMLEVYRAFSEETLAVPVISGEKPEKRALSRRGRDLFHRGDDAGRQGAPGRHVPLPGDAFCRGAEHPVPERRGRTDELGTFDPHGRRGDHDPWRRRRAAPAAGNRAAPGCDRADAARQAGRCAGAGIRGRAGGVPQDRTRLRRAAARAGGQAGDQIGRQALETGCGAVLRSSWSSARATRQAARSRFMRRDVVLRDGDKIKSQALPRDEFVALVPTLLVEIQAALFKEAKARLDANIKTDIKTWDALAEYFGAAGEDDNDEFKGWVRAPVVQGERGGAGSDRCEAEDAEAHPAQRAVGSAGNIRAVHLHGTAGRRRGADRAGVLNPIVMARECGPPR; encoded by the coding sequence ATGGCGGTCGTCACCCATCACCGGCTCAAGAACATCGACGGCAGACTGGTGCCCGATCCCGAGGCCAAGCTGGAGGAACCGTACATCGTGCGGCCGACCTCGGAAACCATCATCGGCGACGCCTTCTCGCGCTGGATCAAGAGCCATCGCGACCTGCCCTTGCTGATCAACCAGTGGGCCAATGTGGTGCGCTGGGAGCTGCGGCCGCGCCTGTTCCTGCGCACGACCGAGTTCCTCTGGCAGGAGGGCCACACCGCCCATGCCAGCGAGGCGGAGGCGGTCGAGGAGACGATGAAGATGCTCGAAGTCTACCGCGCCTTCTCCGAGGAGACGCTGGCGGTGCCGGTGATCTCGGGCGAAAAGCCGGAGAAACGAGCGCTTTCCCGGCGCGGTCGCGACCTATTCCATCGAGGCGATGATGCAGGACGGCAAGGCGCTCCAGGCCGGCACGTCCCATTACCTGGGGACGCATTTTGCCGAGGCGCAGAACATCCGGTTCCAGAACGACGCGGGCGAACCGACGAGCTGGGGACTTTCGACCCGCATGGTCGGCGGGGTGATCATGACCCATGGCGACGACGACGGGCTGCGCCTGCCGCCGGCAATCGCGCCGCGCCAGGTTGTGATCGTGCCGATGCTGCGCGACAAGCCGGAAGATGCGCAGGTGCTGGAATTCGCGGAAGGGCTGGCGGCGTCCCTCAAGACAGAACGCGCCTTCGACGAGCGGCTGCGCGTGCTGGTGGACAAGCGGGCGACCAAATCGGCCGACAAGCGCTGGAAACTGGGTGCGGCGCGGTGCTCCGATCATCGTGGAGCTCGGCGCGCGCGACGCGGCAAGCGGCACGGTCACGTTTCATGCGCCGCGACGTCGTCCTGCGCGACGGCGACAAGATCAAGAGCCAGGCGTTGCCCCGCGACGAATTCGTGGCGCTGGTCCCCACCCTGCTGGTCGAGATCCAGGCGGCGCTGTTCAAAGAGGCCAAGGCGCGGCTCGACGCGAACATCAAGACCGACATCAAGACCTGGGACGCGCTGGCCGAGTATTTCGGCGCGGCCGGCGAGGACGACAATGACGAATTCAAGGGCTGGGTCCGCGCGCCCGTGGTGCAAGGCGAGCGGGGCGGAGCTGGAAGCGATCGATGCGAAGCTGAAGACGCTGAAGCTCACCCTGCGCAACGCGCCGTCGGATCAGCCGGCAACATTCGGGCCGTGCATCTTCACGGGACGGCCGGGCGTCGAAGAGGTGCTGATCGCGCGGGCGTATTAAACCCAATTGTCATGGCCCGCGAATGCGGGCCACCCAGGTGA
- a CDS encoding NCS2 family permease codes for MSFGGASGGTIATAVFAFFLIDMLDTSGTLTAVAQQARLLELDGRLKNARRALTADAVGTMIGAAIGTSPVTAYIESAAGVQAGGRTGLTAAVVAVLFLLSLFFAPLAGAVPAYATAPALVFVAALMAKGLKEIDWDDMTEAAPALVTALAIPFTYSIAGGIGIGFIAYAAIKIVSGRRRDVNAAVAIIAVAFAAKIALAG; via the coding sequence ATGTCGTTCGGCGGCGCCTCGGGCGGCACGATCGCGACCGCGGTGTTCGCCTTCTTCCTGATCGACATGCTGGACACGTCGGGCACGCTGACGGCCGTGGCGCAGCAGGCCAGGCTGCTGGAGCTGGACGGGCGGCTGAAGAACGCGCGGCGGGCGCTGACCGCCGATGCGGTCGGCACCATGATCGGCGCGGCCATCGGCACCTCGCCGGTGACGGCCTATATCGAGAGCGCAGCGGGCGTTCAGGCCGGCGGACGGACGGGCCTGACGGCTGCCGTGGTGGCGGTGCTGTTCCTGCTGAGCCTGTTCTTCGCGCCGCTGGCGGGCGCGGTGCCGGCCTATGCGACGGCGCCGGCGCTGGTCTTCGTCGCGGCGCTGATGGCCAAGGGCCTCAAGGAGATCGACTGGGACGACATGACGGAGGCCGCCCCGGCCCTGGTGACGGCGCTTGCCATCCCCTTCACCTATTCGATCGCCGGCGGGATCGGAATCGGCTTCATCGCCTATGCCGCGATCAAGATCGTGTCGGGGCGCCGGCGCGACGTGAACGCGGCGGTGGCGATCATCGCGGTTGCGTTCGCGGCGAAAATCGCGCTGGCGGGCTGA
- a CDS encoding DUF1467 family protein produces the protein MAWCCSRPTPSCGSCRCSACCRSASSAETDPESGAPLTPMLGRKALLATGISAVLWVLFYVLIAFKVLDL, from the coding sequence ATGGCGTGGTGCTGTTCGCGACCTACGCCATCCTGTGGTTCCTGTCGCTGTTCTGCCTGTTGCCGGTCGGCCTCGAGCGCCGAGACCGATCCGGAATCCGGCGCCCCGCTGACGCCGATGCTCGGCCGCAAGGCCCTGCTGGCGACCGGCATCTCGGCGGTGCTCTGGGTGCTCTTCTATGTGCTGATCGCGTTCAAGGTGCTCGACCTGTAG